The Dromaius novaehollandiae isolate bDroNov1 chromosome 3, bDroNov1.hap1, whole genome shotgun sequence genome includes the window AACAGAAAGTTTTgtggtatatgtgtgtgtgcgtgcatgtgtgtttgcCCACCCACAAGCACATATAATGAAACAAAGCCTTAAGAGCATAATATTGTGCAAAACAAGAAGAGCATAGTTTATTTATTATCAAGATAGCAATAGTAAAACAAGAATATTTAGTTGATGtatgctggaaaacagaaaaaatggccATTAACTTGCAAAAGACCTTGTAAAATTTTTCTACATGCTCTTTTCAGGTGCACTGAAGGGCTGTCTGGAGAAACCTGTTACAACAAATTTGTTTACAAGTTTACTGTAAACACTAAATGCTTTTACAAAACTAATCTCTCACGAGATAAGAAGGCAGGCTCCAATCTGAATCAGTAAGTAGCTGAAAGGCAGAAGGAGACAAAGGGATAAAGCTGACTGTCAGGTTCCACAAGGGAGAGAGGTTACCGGAGTGCTCTTAGGAGGATCTGTGTTGGGACCTGTGTTGTTCAAATGTCATCACTGACATGAGAAAAAAAGGTGACAAAGTCTGTGAACGATTCTATTTCAAATTATCAGAGACTATCCTAATACTTGGTATTCTCACAATAAAATAGCAGATGGtgctgaaaaatggaaaataatgttcTGGGAGGAAAATAATCCTAATTATATATAACAGAACAATGAACTGCTACCACTTAGGAAAGAGTTTTTGAAATCATTGTGGACAGTGCTCAGCAGTTTTCAAAAAGGCAAGTAGAATACTGGGAATTATTAGCAGtgaaaaaaaccagaaaacatcATTATGCAATTGTATATGCTATACCCATGTGCTGAATAATGCTGACAGTCCTACTAATTCAGTCTCAAAAAAGAACATGGAATGATTTCAAAAATTATAAAGAACAACAAGAAGGCTCAGCAACATAGAATGGCATTCATTTTACAAGGGATTAAATAAAACTAGGGCTCTTCAGCTTGCCCAAGAGATGGGTGGTTGGAGAGCTATAGTCATGGACATCATGGAGAAAGATGAAGACAGATGGATTACTTGCTCAGAATACAGGAAATAGGAAGCACTTAATTCTCAggaagaaagttaaaaataagcaaaacaaactaCTTTTTACACATAGTTGCATAAATTAATTATGCAATAATTGCCATAGGATGTCATGAAGCCAAAAGTGTAAGTCGGTTAAAAAAGGAATTAGACAAACTCACAGACAAATGCCCATCTGTGACTTTTAAATGTGATGATTTGGGTGTAACCTCCAGCTCAGGAAATCCCTAACCTAATCCAATAAGTGCCAGCAGCTAGGAGAGAAAGCCAGGGGATCAACTGTTAGTTTCCCTGTTTGTTATACTCTTTACCCAAATGCCTACTCCTATTTGATTGGATCCAGTATGTCTGCTTCTGTGTTCTCAACCcatatttttaaatcttgtaTTGCataattcctgtttttttttaaatattgtaaacTAACTGTAAAACTATATTTGGGGGAGACAGTAACAGTATGAGCTATCAGTGATGGTCAAATGAGAACAGTCGTTTCAAGGTAGAATCTCCTTACTTTGGGGAACCCAAATGCAATAAGGAGAAATTGAATTATGATTCCAAAGATGGCTTTAACCAGTGATATGAAATATTTGTGAGCAATGATCTCTGTATCTGTGCTATATCCTCCTGTGTCctgttttgtgctttttcttttaaatatcattttgggaaacagaacaacagaaaatcaCCATCTCCCCAATTTTCACAtttgctgctctctgctgctgcccCGTAATGATGTAATCAGCCATTTACTCCTTATGCTGCCCAGCTTGTTTGCATACTCGGCAGAATCACTGCTGCCCTGATTGTCATGGCAACAGATGCTTTTGATTACTGATTTACCTAGAATTATCTTAACATTACATGACAAGGAAGTGCCATGAAAGAAGCAGCAATGAAAGCATACTGTGTTTTGATAATCTGACGTGCTCCCAGGGGCCAATACTTGGGTAcattacactgtttcttttcaagaaacaaaattttaaaaatgctttgtaatTCCTCAAAAAGGGTTAAATGAAAATAAGATAAGGGCTTACAgatctttgtttctctttctcacaTGTATAGTTGATATGCTTATTATAAATTATGGTTATGattcaaaacagattttgaaaacatttctaacATAGATTTCATAATAATACCTTTGGTCTGAAAAGTCCCAAACTATTACTCCATCAAATGGAAATCATCTGTAATAACCATTACATTACCCAGAATGACTACATTATTTGTGCAAATGTAATGCTGTTCTGATTATTAAGAAATGTAGAGTACTTATGTAACTCAACTGAAAGCATGCTCTtaacaataaaagcagaaaaatagcaCTTTTATTCTATACTGCTAAATAATTGGAATACTTCCCACATTTACTAACATACTAATTAGATTCTGTTTTAAAAGGTTTATCTTAGTTTCTCCTTAAAAGTCTGCACATTTTAATATAGTATTCAATATTGTATTGGCCAACGAAATGGAGATCTTATGAAAAGCAGTATGCCGTAACATAAATACATAATATGGCCTCATATGCACAGTTATAACACTCTTCAGATACTAAATTTTTCCTAGAATCCTCTCCTCCtctgttttttaattcagttcaCCTTAATTTGATTTTTTGCAATATACTGGTGAAAATGGAATTGAATAGCAACTTACAAACCTCACAAAGCCACACAATAAAATAGTGTAGGATGGTACTCCCAAAGCATGAGaccctcccttctcttcctgaACTGCTCTGCCGTTCACTACAAGTTTCTGCAACAAGTAAAGCAAACTGTCTCCTGGGGATGAAGCAAGGATCAGTTTTGATGGCTTTTATTTCCTGCTAGCATAGCTTGTTACTGCATATGCTCTGAGTGACATGACAGAGGACCAGCTATACAGACTCCCCGTTTCTCCTTCATTAGACGGAAGCTGTCTGCCTCTGGAAGAAGGAGGACTCTATGATAAAGATTAGCCTTTGTCATTTTAAAACCCTTAAAAACCCCTTCCAACTTGGGCCTTGAGTAAATAAAAAAAGGGTTCCTACTATATAGGCCTGTgtctttatatatacatgtatatatacaataCATTTACTATGTGCACAGTGGGTCAAAATTCAGGTGGCATTGGTATAATTCATTAAATCTCTCACAGAGAGATTTAAGATTCATTTGATTATTAATTTAGGAATATACCTCTTTCAACCTTATTTTCTGAATTGTTATGGTTAATTTTCCTGAAAAGAACAGTCTTTACTAATGTTAAATACAGCTAATCtgtttgtgaaaatgttttgatttgctATCACTGCTGAATATATAGCTCTTTTTGCAGAAAGCAGCACGCTGTATTTCTGATTTTGACAAAGATGCTGTtgtgattttttaaatgaaagttaagTAGTCAATTGTTTAATGAAAAGATAATGTTCTAATGAAaacaacaacattaaaaaaaccctaggaAAAGGAGAGGGCTTAGACTCCAGTTTTACAGCCCTGGAGTGATGAAAATGGATCTTTTTGGCATTCTTTCCAGCATGCAAATTAATTTATCTAGCTGCAGGTTCTGCCAAATGAGCCCTAGCAGAGCTTGCTATAGTGGTTTAAGATGCGTTCAGCTATTTCTTCACCCTTATATCAGGAATGAGAGAATATAGTAAGGGACCAGGCCTAAACTGCACAGCTCACAGTCTGAGAAATTATCTGTCTCACCTTTATAAACTAAGGCATGAAGATGTGAATTGCAAGGACTGGAAATAGTTTCTTATACCAGCTCTGCTTTGGGGGCAGTGGTGCCTGATAAAGAGGCAGGAGAGATAGCTAGGAATGGCAATGCCGTAAGCTGTGCCACTGAGAATTTTCAGAAGGTATTTGGTGAGAGCCCTGCCTCTGACTCTCAGGTTGGCAGCAGGTTCATTACTTTGTTAAGAGTACTTTGTTTTAATGCCTGTGTCCTTGACAGAAAATGTAAACACTGCTATGAGAGTAGGTAAGTATAATTCCAGTAGGTAAGTATAAATCATATTATAGCAAGTAATGGTAAAGCTGCATCTGAGATGCATAGAAATACAGCTGCAGTGGAGAGAGGCGGCCTGCATGCCCCCTCAGAGGAGCCGGGGCAGGGGGTTGGAGCCAGTCGCCCGTGTCTGCCCGATGAGGAGCCCTCCAGAAGCTGGGCGAGGGCCACCACAGTGGTAGGAGGCCATGGGGGACCGAGCCAGGGGAAGAAGGCGATTTCTAGCCCCGAGAACGAGCGGACAGGGCCGATAACGGCCCCCGCGACGCTACGCACGCACAGCCCAAGATGGCGGTGCAGGCGCCGCTCCCCCACGCGCGGGCCGTGGCGGGTTGCGGTGCCGGGCTGCGATGCCGGGCAGCTCACCGCTGCTGCCGGGCCCGGGCGGGACGGGGAGGAGACACTACCTccctgacctccctccctccgcggccGGGGCAGTCGCTCCTCGCCCGCCCGGAAGCCGCTCTCGGCGGAAAACCCCATGAGGCCAGGCCCCGGCGGTGGCCGCCTCACTGCCGCTCCCCtctcccccgcggcggccgcgggctccTTTCGCTTTGCATCGGTcttgccgctgctgccgccctccCTCCGGCCCTCCGCGGCTCCCGGCGACGGCAGCGGGTGAGTGGCGGGGGCCGCCGTCTCCCTTCCTGCCGGGGAGAGAGGGGCAGGCCCTGAAGGGGGGGAGGGGTGGCCGCACCCGGGGGGCGCCGCCAGGGCAGACAGGACAGGGCATGGCAGGGCAGGGCGCTCCTCGCCGGCCGCCTTTTCCTTTCCCCgctccccttttcctttccccgctcccagcacctttccctccccccccgcgcAAGCTCCGCGCGGCGGCGCAGGGGAGGCGGCGCCGTGCGCGCCCGGCGGGAAGGCACGACCGGGCTGCGGAGCGCCAtgggagggggagagggctcAGCTTTTCCCCTGAAATGGGACTCGCCGAGTAGCCGCCTTCTCGGCTCTTCGCCGTATTtgtgacgggagaggtgtgcgGGGTTGGTTAGAAAGGTGATGGTAAAATGCAGTAACTCGGTTTGCTGGTAATGCTAGGTCCCCGCTTGCTGGGTGAATTTCCAGTAAATAGAGGGAAGTTTAATTTTCATATTAAATAACCACATTGGCTTCTACCAATATCTTCACAGAATTAATGTGAGACACTGATATTTGGTGTGTAGAGTAGATGAtaatataaaattaatatttaaacatgAATATGTAATTTTGAAATACCTAGAATTCATTCTTCCACTAACCCCTTACACAGCCATAGTTCTCTTCGATCTTGAGAATTTTGGATAGTGATGTAGAGTCCTTTTTAAATTCTAAATGTTGCTATTTAAATTCCCAGTGTATATATCTATAGGGGAGAGAATTTGTTAAAAGAACTTTAAGGAAGCTGATGATATTATAAcaacaaatattaaaattgtCAGTTTAGCAAATTATTAACAGTACTGTAGACTTTTAGTTAGACAGGTTGTATTTTCCTCAGTGACTTCTAACAATGTAGTTAGTGCTCAGTTAAACTCCACAAGcttttagattttatttatttgttccaTGAactaacaaaattaaaattctaaaatCACGTTGCCATGCAATTTTAATACACTTTTTGATGAGGTGATAACCGTGGCGGTATATGCTGTTGTAAAGTTATATGTTAGTTCGTTAATATCTCCTTGAATGTTTGTTGTTACTGTGCATTAGGGATGAAACCGTGGTTTGAGTGAAGTTGCGTCTGAAATCCATGCTGATGTTAAGCTTGCTCAAATCTGCTTGTAAAAAGATGGATCTTTTTGTGAGTGAATTTGGATTCTGAAAATCAAATTCTGTTTGTTGTGTTTTACCCCTTGCATAAGTCATGAGGGGTCTGGAGGTAGAACTATACAGCTCTTACCTATTTTAAcccaataaataaaaaaggaggtCTTTTTTGGTAGAAGGAAGAGATGGTGATGCAGCCGGATACTAAGTTTAAACTCTGTTTACTTACCGGATCTGTGCAGAATTCTGGTTCCTTGAACAGCAGAGACAGTATCTGTGCTCACAACCTGAGACCCTTTCAGATAGTGCTCAACTCCAGAAGCTCTCTCTATAGCTTTTATTCCAGACTGTGTTGCCAGCACTTCTTGAGGCTGCATTTGACACTTTGCTTTCTTTGTGGCACCCAGTTCCATGTGCTTATCTGGACACCATTATTAGCTTAAGATGTTCCACATCTAAAGGTTTAATTGTGTTGATGCTGCCTTGTATACAGCATGGATCTCAAAACACCTTTTAGGTGCTTGCAGTTATTTACCTTGGGTCCTTTGTAGCCAAGAAGTATTTTGTGCAACTGTAGTATTGCCATCTGCTACATTGCATATGGCTAAACTTTCATGGCATTGATGCGCAGCAATGACAATTGCCATGTTTCACAGCAAAGAGATGCACCAGATTGTTTTGTATTGCAATAGTTCCTTGGAATCACGATGAATGGAAATAAATATTGGCATCCTTAGGGCACTTGCATAGTTTGTCTCAGGATCAGTTCCACTCTCAGTAGCAGATATGCAGTAGCAGCTGCCCTCTCAGGCACTGCATGCTATAACAAGCTGGATGACTGGGGTATCTTGGCAGGATGAGCAGAAAGCTGAGcatggttttaaaaacaaaaaaaccccacagccaCTTGCCCACCACATATCTTGGAGGGGAATTTAAGGAAAGATGTTGCCTTTCTACTGAGGGCATTGATAGAAGGATGCAAAGCCCCCAAAGACCTATGATATTACCAAACCAGGATGCTCTGATTTTTGACTGCCCCGGAATAATGATTGGCCTAAgctcattatttaaaaagaaagaaagaaacaaataaaataaacactcCAGAAACCCAGACCCACACATTTTAGCACCTTGAGCTAAAAGTGAGCTTTTCATATATGAGTTTAGAAAGTACTGAGGTTTTATTTTCTATCCTTTTTCACACAAATGTGGAGGCTCTATGTTTTCAATACTGAAATCTTAGATTATCCTGAACCATGTGTTTCCAAGCTAGAGGGGTTTATAAAATGCTGTGATACTCCTGATAAACAGAACAGGCTACAATGGAGATGTGCAAAGAACACATGGTGTCCTAATAAATTtgttataatttattttactttttagacAACAATGAATGTGGAACATGAAATTAACCTCTTAGTTGAGGAGATTCGGCGGTTGGGATCCAAAAGTAAGTATTGTAATAAAGTATTATAGTGTCTCTGACCATACAGATGTGGTCATGTTATACCAACTTTTTAACTTGGCAGGTTTAATTAAACAAGCTCAGGTATCCTGAAAAGTTGTATATATAGTTAATGTTGGACTGCATAGTACTCTCTAGAATTCATCTAAAGTAGCCCCATTATGAAGTTAAACATTTAAACCTCTGCAGCACGGGGGAGGTTGGCCTGAAATCTTACTTCCACTAAAATCAACTGCAAAATTACCCTCCTACTTAGACTTCAAAGATACTGGCTACAGCCATCAAAGAAAAGAGTTACACTTTTACCTTCCACCCACTTCCTGGGTAACTACTGAACTTCAGTACAGTATTCATACACTTCAATTCTGATCATCATCATATTATTGGGAGGGAATTGATCTGTATGCTTAAAACTCTAATCCAGGAGTTATAGTCCCAACCTTCCCTTGAACTTGGTTAGAATGTAGACTTCTCTTAAGAATGTTTTCCATTGTTAATAATCTACTTTCTTTGCAATTGTTCATGCAATTTGTGGATATGGGACCTGTTCATATATTTTTCAGTTCTGATGCAGTTCcatttgtttccatttatttttcataatccAACTGTCATGCACATAATACATTACATATGACTGTGTATGTCTTTTAGGAATAACCTAGCTAACCTTAACATATATCTTCAAATTCTTTGTGTGTGAGAAATGCACTCACACTTTTTCTATGTGCACCTTAAATATTCATAAacataaaaagttatttaaaacaaatttactCCTTGTGCTTTGAAGACGTTCAGTAGCCTGGATTGGTCATAGGTTTCAGAAGTCAtcagtaaaaataaacacagtagATGCATGGTCCTTCATACAAGTCAttggggggggaagaagggaaaaccTTACCAGGCAGGAACGTTGCCTATTGTTTATCATCAGCATTCATAGTATCTTCCCCCATAGTGCCCTTTATAACAAAGACAAACATCATGGAAGTGAAGTAAGAGGAGGTATCAGGTTGATGGCAATTGGGGAACACCATGGGGTTTACTTTCAGCGTTCTGAGTGCTTCACTTCTGTTCCTGTAGTAATCTCCTAACTGAAAAACAATCTGCatatgttttcatgttttatctTTGATTTAGATGCTGATGGACAAGTGAGTGTGAAATTTGGTGTGCTCTTTGCTGATGAAAAGTGTGCCAACCTCTTTGAAGCTCTAGTGGGAACTCTTAAGGCTGCAAAACGACGAAAGATTGTCTCTTATCAAGGGGAGCTACTTTTACAAGGTGTTCATGACAACGTTGATATCATGCTACTGCAGGACTGAAGCAGTATGCATTTCAGCTGTGTGTTAATTGAATTGTTTCAGGCAGTCACTTGTAACATCCTCTGAATAAGGCTGATGATTCTAATATGTTTTGATGTATTTTCTATATCTTTCTAGTCAAAAGGAAGCCATTCTATTTTGGAAAACATTCCCTTTTGTAATTCTTCTTCAAACAGTACTGTACACAATTAAGGtgaaagatgccttttttttttttttttaaatctcaggtTAATGCTCATAAAGGTATTTGATGGTTATTTTCAACACATGAAGGGGACTGATAACTTAATGTTTACAAATTAAAATGTGccatgaaaatgtaaaataaaagtgCATACTTAaatttgtattgtattttgtatttttttatttgcaaaatgaaatgaaagcaaattgaATTACAATAAGCAACCTGGTTAAATGACTGTACAGAAAATGTGCTAGTGAGTTAGAAATAATTTTGCAGCATGGTTCAATCAAAGAATGTTCGTCTTTTGTTACAGGGAGCAGAAACATTGAGTCAGATATGTAAGCAGGCTTGCTTCAGAGCAGGTTTATAAGAGCAAGTTGAGTGCCACATGTTCAACAAAGCACAGACTAGTAATAATTTGTTTCTGTGTGGCAATCACGGTTTTACTTCCCACACTGCTGAATTCCCTCAGCA containing:
- the ABRACL gene encoding costars family protein ABRACL isoform X1: MAVQAPLPHARAVAGCGAGLRCRAAHRCCRARAGRGGDTTSLTSLPPRPGQSLLARPEAALGGKPHEARPRRWPPHCRSPLPRGGRGLLSLCIGLAAAAALPPALRGSRRRQRTTMNVEHEINLLVEEIRRLGSKNADGQVSVKFGVLFADEKCANLFEALVGTLKAAKRRKIVSYQGELLLQGVHDNVDIMLLQD
- the ABRACL gene encoding costars family protein ABRACL isoform X3 is translated as MLMLSLLKSACKKMDLFTTMNVEHEINLLVEEIRRLGSKNADGQVSVKFGVLFADEKCANLFEALVGTLKAAKRRKIVSYQGELLLQGVHDNVDIMLLQD
- the ABRACL gene encoding costars family protein ABRACL isoform X2, whose product is MHRNTAAVERGGLHAPSEEPGQGVGASRPCLPDEEPSRSWARATTVTTMNVEHEINLLVEEIRRLGSKNADGQVSVKFGVLFADEKCANLFEALVGTLKAAKRRKIVSYQGELLLQGVHDNVDIMLLQD